The genomic interval AAATGGTGACAAATGTGTAGGAGTTGAGGTTTCAGGCACATTGTTGTGTGATTGAGAAATCTTTCAAATGAAATTTGTGGATAAtcctttataataataattgcaatcttttaaataattaaaaactgcAGTAGACATTGAAGATGGCAACAGTATTTAATTCAAGTGTATTTACACTGCTGGTCAAAAGTTTAGAATAGTTAATAGCATTAAGaataatatttttgaaataaatctctTAAGCTTACCAAGGcggaatttatttgatcagaaatacagtaaaaacagtaatattgtaaaatattattacaatttaaaataactattttgttTTTACTGATTTTCTTTTATCCAATAAATGCAGAATTAAATCATTCTCATGATGCATTTTCTATTTCAGATGTTCCTGTCCATTTTATTTGCAGCAGTGGGTGTAGCTGGTGCCCTTTATAGCTTCGTAGTGGCTCTGGTGGGTCTAATCAATGGACCATACTGTAAATATCTACTTGTTCTATGGGGAACTCCCTTTAAAGACGGGTAAGAGATACACCCCAACACTGTAAATCATGTAATAATAACACATTTAGTTAAATGTGTTGTTGTCTATACCTCTCAGAAACGAGAGTTACCTTAAGGACCGTGGCACGTGGGGAACTTGCATTGAGCCAAAGAATGTGGTGGAGTTTAACGTGGGTCTGTTCTCAACACTGCTGGTGACCAGCGCCGTGCAGCTCGTCCTCTGTGGCGCACAGATGATCAACGGACTCTTCGGCTGCCTCTGTGGAACCTGCAAAGAAAAAGGGGTGAGACCATAGAGCAGCGGTTCTCAACCTTTTTAggccaaaaaacaaacaaacacttaaCCCCTACCTATAATGTAGCCCCCCACCATCAAATTATATTATTGCTActagtagtagtagaagtagtACTAGACACAGTGTTAGAATGTTGCAGGCCATTTTATGTCACGAGTTCCAACTTGAAGCAGCaagtaaatgttaaataaaatgtataaagatAAAGTTTAAGATTCTCCACTACTTCCAGGTCACACTAATCCAGTAACCAAATTTGTTAAGCTACATTAATCACGTGAATACATCAAATATGAGATTTGAGTTCGTGCAGTTTGACTTCACATAAAACAAGTAGGCCTAACACTAAACAGAGCTATAAGTTACATACGGACCAATCCAAAAGGTTTGACTGGCCGTGTGTTCTTTTCTTTCACCTTAATAACGTACTAATAAATCTTAAGAGCATAAAAGCGCTTCTAAGATTGTACTATTGGCATTGTCTTACAGTTTCTTTTCTGTTTTTAGCCGCTGTAATCCCTCACTGCTCCATTCCAGATGCCAGGGAGATTATATCTACTATCCAGCCTCCCTAATCAGTTAACAAGCGCCCTCTTGTGGAAGATCCTCTCTGAACATTTAAATACCAAGTTAAATATAGGTTTATTTCTACTTTCTGTGTACACTTAATCGTGTTGTCACCTATTGGAAGTTTATTGCTGATGTTTtggtttaatatatatatatctccaaGTAACAGCTTATGTATAACGACTTGCATCATATTTTAAAGGAAATTGACAATTAATGACATAACATTTGTTTTGTATCTACCTGTTTTTTATAGTTTAGAATGGAAATAAACAtactaaaaataaacaatgtggGGAATGTGACTTTAATTCAAGTTTAATATTATACAATTTAATTCTCTCCAAAAATCTGTGTATCAAGTTAATTCAAAATCAATTAAAAGCATTTCAAACAAGTCTAATAcacatgatgtaaaaaaaaaatagtcctGGTTTTACGATTCCATTTTGTTGAGGGTTCATCAACTAAAGAATATTTAAGTACATTTCAAAGGTTATATTTCACAAAATACAATACTGCAATATTGTACTGCTTAGTTACATCAGTACAATagttttaaatgatttgaaAGATGTAGGGTCTGCCAACTGTATAAATAATTTTGGCAGAATGACTGAAAGTAACAAGCATAGGCTTCCATACATAAACACCTACATTCAGCTGGGTCCAAAGTCTGAGAACGATCATCTGGAATTCAGAATTTACaagatttctctttttaagTATTTAAGACAAGGATACAATTACATTTACGATTCACCAATTCTAGGCCAAAATTAACCAAACCAAATGTGTTACATTGGATACTACGAAACCAAAATGggacaaatgtattttttttttattgttttgtaaaaacatttatattaaataaagaaaTCAAAGCTAGAAGTATTTTTACAAGGTTGTCTCTGGCTTTTGAACCCAACCCCACCAAATTTAAAAACAAGTTAaggaaaccctttaaactaCGAATAAGGCATTCTCACCTCATCTGAAATGACAATGAAATACAAACATACAAAGAATACATATCTTgactgaacaaaataaatgcagactACAAAGTCTAATAAGATAAGACAGTTAGCAGTATGGTAGTTCATGTTTAATCTCAAATGGCCCTCCTTTTGTCTATTAGTGTGCACAAGTTAATTGCATGGCAACTGTATATTCTACAGAACTTTTAAATGTAAGGAAATGGCAAAATTACAGTGAGGTAGACTTCAAGTTGCATGTTTGTAGACCGCAGGGTACCAAATGCAAAGTGGGAGGCACAATGAGACTAGCGTTACAAGCACAATGGAGATGTTGAGAATACAGTACAATAACATTACTAgaccagtggttttcaaacctgtcctgtagacaccccagccctgcacattctGCGCATCTTTCTCATTTAACACACTCAACTGTTAATTCAACTGCAAGAACTAAATTGGCTGTGACAGAACAGGTTTGAAAGCCACGGCTCTAGACCATCACACAAAGGTTTAGCCACATAAAAAACACTTtagtaatgattaaaaaaaaatgataaatggtAAAACTTTACAGTAAAGTTGAATTTCTTAACATGGTGcagtaaatgtacatttttacatgtaccaaaatattaatatttcatgttgtctaaatgtatatttatgcaatatacaaaaaataattaatgaataaacAATACTATATTTATACATTAACTTAAATGAATAAAGGCTTATTCATTGATAGGTAAAAATgatgtcaaataaataaaatgttagagAATGTACACAAAGAATGCAGACTAAAATCCTGTGGACTTGCCAAGGCGAATTAGAAGCAAATTTAAGAAACGCTAAAAACTCAACAAGAGAAAATGTTAATAAGGGGTCAGCTGTCAAACTGTGCCATCATGATTTTGCGGCTGGCTTCATAACCTAAAAACAGAGCACCGTTGGCCGGAAACGTACGGATCATTGTGGGAGTCAAACCGGAATATAGAGCCCTTACACCTGCAAAATGAGGAGAAAACAGATTTAAAAAGTTGTGGGATTTTATATAATAACACGTAGCATAGCAAAACATGTTTCTCTTACCTTCGGTTCTGAAGATATGCATGAAAGTCTTAAAGAAGCCAGACTGCCTGCTTGTCATGGACATGACCTGTATTCTGGATTTAACACAGTCCATTGGGTAAACCACAAGCCAGAGACAAGCTCCTCCGAAACCTCCACTGAACACAATGGGGGCTACAcctacaaaacacacacacgtcaatCAAACATGGACATCATGTCACATCTCAGAATATATACCACACAAATAAAGGTTTTTTTGGCAGAGTGTATccataattaataatatttaatatcccaagaacctttccattgcacaaaaggttattTGTAGTGCAGAAATGTTCTTTAGAGTATAAAATGGAtttaaaaatggttctttaaaaaaaaaaaaaaaactaaaccttTCTTCTAAAGCcctttttggttcttcctggtaCCTTTATTTCTAAGGGGGTATTACCAGTGGTGGGCagtaataaaatgttatatcaattacattttttaagtaTCACTTAAAGTATTACTTCATTCCAAAGCATATcatttttactccactacatttaataaaaacatgTCATTACTCATTATTTTGAACTGGGAAAAAATTGTTACCGTTCCTGGACGTGGCAGCGATGACTGATTTGTGAACAAGCTGATTATTTTTAACTAACCTGCTAAATCATTTCGCAAATCAAACTGAACGGTTCATTTGTCAATCAGACTGATCCGATTGCATCTGTTCAAGTCAACAACTCCATGATTCAAATGATCATGCGAGTCTCCAGCGAGTCTCCAGTTAGCAATTCACTGAATTCACAAGTCTGACTCGAAATAAACCAACAACAGGAGATCTTTGGAAAATGGAAGTTACTAATCCTGAATTTTAGGATTTTTTATTGTAAATGAATATCATATTTAGGTCACAACTATCATTTGTTTGTGAACTAAATCTGCTGTAAAAGGGCGAGCTGTTTAAGCATGAAATGCTTGAATTTGGACATGTCTATATTAGTGTGTATTATAGGGTGACCAAACGTcctgttttcccaggacatAGACATTTTGTTTATAGATAGTATTTTGTAATATCAAATTTTTCTATCTATACAGAGGGGGCATACTTTAAATctattgaaattaataaggcATCTTTGAGTAAACTTCAAGTAACATTCGAGTATCTCATTGGCATGTATTACTGTCTGAAAGGGTAGGTTTTAGGTAAatttttcacccaaaaatttaaattatgtcatcacatgcaagttgttccaaacctgtataaatttcctttgttctgctgaacacaaaagaaggtatttggaagaatgtttgaaaCCAATGATCTTGACAGCCATTGACTAGTGTCTAAATAGTCGGAGGGCTTGACTCATTAAACAAACACCAGAAAATACCAGCCCAGTCAATAAATGAGAAACTAAGTATGTATTTAGTCATCATGTTGTCAATTTTTAGATAAGGTAGTAGATAAGACGTAGAAACTGTAACTTTAGCTGTTCGCATACCGATATCATCCTTGCCGCAGTGCATGTAATCAGCAAAGAGAGAGCGACAGAGCTCGTATGCTCCAAAGAAACAGAAATATCCAGGCACTTCACGGGCAATAGTGGTGGTTAAACCCAGGAAGAACCCTGATGGACCCTCATTATGCATAATGGACTTTATCACCGACCAAACTGTGCTGAAAACACAAACAGATGTAATGAGACAAGAGACAATATCATGAGTAATACTAGCTCTTAAAAGTAAATGGAAAAATGTGTGCACAGCATCCGTGGAAAGGAAAGCTCAATCTTTACTTCTGACTTTGAGTGATCTTGCCGGAGGTGGCCATCTCATGCATAGCCTGCAGTCGGCACTTCACCAGCTCAGTGGGACATAAGACCAGAGAGGAGAAAACCGAGGCCACAGAGCCTGCGCACGCTTTCTGCATGTCACTGTACAGAGTGGAAACACATGGGAAATTAAAAATCTATACAACTGTGATGTTCTTACATTTTTTGATTGATAATGATATATACGTATATACACTACTTAAAAGTTCTTATAAAGATTTGAAttggtttttgaaagaaatcaatACAAGGAAACAAATGAATACAAACTAATAAGCAaagacacattaaattgatcaaaagtcaaagatatttataatgttacaaaatatgtatttttcaaataaatgttgttcttttcaACTTTCTACTTAATCAAATTATCCTGAGAACATGCATcatagtttccacaaaaatattaaagtcctcatgaaatcaaaatccatcttatttactttgttagcacatattacaggtctCAGGGTGAACAATTCAtccgtgcaagttaatacacagaaacaaaatgtttgcaaaagggttagttcacccaaaaatgaacattgtgtcaataattacttaccctaatgttgttcgacacctgCAAGATCTCCGTTGATCTTCGGaatacaaatgaaaatatttttgttgaaatccgatggctcagacaacCCTTTATTGACACATTGTCATTTTTTCTCTGAAGACCCATagaggcactaaagacgtcgttacaaagcccatctcactaca from Pseudorasbora parva isolate DD20220531a chromosome 3, ASM2467924v1, whole genome shotgun sequence carries:
- the slc25a15b gene encoding solute carrier family 25 member 15b — its product is MAPHPVVQAIIDLSAGAIGGTACVFSGQPLDTAKVKMQTFPTLYRGFLHCFVTTYRQVGLRGLYQGTSPALMANIAENSVLFMCYGFCQEVVRYISGQEKGAVLSDMQKACAGSVASVFSSLVLCPTELVKCRLQAMHEMATSGKITQSQNTVWSVIKSIMHNEGPSGFFLGLTTTIAREVPGYFCFFGAYELCRSLFADYMHCGKDDIGVAPIVFSGGFGGACLWLVVYPMDCVKSRIQVMSMTSRQSGFFKTFMHIFRTEGVRALYSGLTPTMIRTFPANGALFLGYEASRKIMMAQFDS
- the tm4sf21a gene encoding transmembrane 4 L6 family member 4, which produces MCTGKCALCVGTSLYPLAVISIICNIILFFPGWDVKYAQNGQITEEVKYMGGLIGGGIMVLIPAFHIHLTGKQGCCANRCGMFLSILFAAVGVAGALYSFVVALVGLINGPYCKYLLVLWGTPFKDGNESYLKDRGTWGTCIEPKNVVEFNVGLFSTLLVTSAVQLVLCGAQMINGLFGCLCGTCKEKGPL